Part of the Woronichinia naegeliana WA131 genome, GAGTCGAGATAGTAACTTGGTCAGGGTACTTTTTCCCGCCCCACTCTGGCCCACTACGGCCACAAAGGTTCCGGCCGGAAAAGCAAGATTAATATTATTGAGATTCAGGGGGCCGCTAGGTTTAAAACGAAAAGAAACATTTTCAAATTTGACCGCTCCCGACACTTCCGGCATGGGAATATTAAAACGATCTTTTTCTGATTCTTGAGGTGTATCCACAATATCGGCTAAACGTTCCAAGGAGAGAGCGGTTTCCTGGAAATTTTGCCAGAGTTGAGTTAACCGTAAAACCGGCGAAGTCACATAACCCGCAATAATCCGAAAGGCAATTAATTGTCCCAGGGTCAAGTCTCCCTGAAGCACTAAATAGGCTCCCACCCACAACACCAGTAAACCCGATAATTGATTGAGAAAATGACTGGTAGAACCGGCCAAGGTTGAAGTCACAACGGTTTTAAAGCCGGCTCCCATGTAACGGGCATAACGATCTTGCCATTGCCACCGCGATCGCAGTTCAATATTTTGAGCCTTAACCGTTTGAATTCCCGACATCACCTCCACTAAATAGGATTGAGTTTCCGCATTCCGTTCTGCCTTAGCCCGTAATTGTCGCCGAATCAGAGGCGAAAAAACGAGAGTCAAAATGATAAATAGGGGAACAATTCCTAAGGCCACCAAAGTTAAAATGGGGCTATAGATAATCATGACAATGATATAAACGACGGAAAACAGGGAATCTAGTACCACTGTTAAGGCCGTTCCGGTCATGAATTGGCGAATATTTTCTAACTCATTTACCCTGGTTGAAATCTCTCCCACTGGCCGTTTTTCAAAGTAGCGCAGGGGTAAACGCAGCAAATGATCAATAATTTCTGCTCCTAAGCTCATGTCAATGCGATTGGTGGTATCGACAAAGAGATAGGTTCGTAAAGTACTCAGAATGGCTTCAAAGAGGGCAATTACCAGTAAAAAGACCCCTAACACTTGCAGAGTGTCCTGGCTATTTTGGACAATTACCTTATCAATGATCACCTGGATCATCAGGGGATTGGCTAAACCAAAGAGTTGGACAAAGAACGAAGCAATAAAAACTTCAATTAAAACACGCCGATGTTTGGTTAACTCCGGTATAAACCAACGAAGTCCAAAGCGTTCCTGGGGCGTTTCCTTGGATAGCTGGAGCAGTAAAACTTCGCCTTCTTGTTCCCAGGTATCTAAAAAATCCTTGGGTTTGCGGCGGATTAATCCCTTTTCCGGTACAACTAAAACAATTTGCTTATCACTAATTTCATAAACAACCGTGAGATACCCTTGCCAACGAATGATTACTGGTACATTAAGCTGGGTAAAGGAAAAATTGGGAATGCGAACCAATTGACTGGTTAAACCCATTAACTCGGTAATCGCTCCACAAATCGGTAGGGAAAGAGACTCGTTGCGTCGCAATTCCTCTGTCACCACGCGCTGGATCACCTCTTTACGGAAGGGCATCCCAAAATATTGGCTAATCATCTGAAAACAGGCAACGGCCGAATCCAGGGGGGTATTGCCTTGTACTACAGGATAGGACTTGCGACTTTGATGCTTAGAACGGGGTCGAATGGGTTGCCCTAGAAGACTCTCATCGGCATAGGGAACGTCCTCGTAGGAAGCATCTTCTGGGGGGAGGACTGTGACAGAAGCGGCTGGAATGACTTCGGGAGCAGAGGGACGTTTAAGGTGAAGTTCTTCTAAGATCGGAATACCGACTAAACGGGCGGCTTGTTCTCCTTTTACCTCTAGACTGGTTTGCGGCTCCCTGGGTAACGTCTGACCAGTGGGAAAACCAGTAATTTCTCCACTACTCACTAACCAGAGGCGATCGCTGTTCCAGAGAGAAACATGATTAACGAGAGAAGTTTTACCAAGGGGTAGATAGTAAACTTGAGACTGTTCTAGGGTTTTGAGGGTTAATTCTCGTAGATTAGCTTCTCCCTGGGCCTGTTGTTGGAGTTGTTCTCCTAATAAATCAAACAGTTCTACGGAGCCACAGTGGTATTGAAAGGCTTCCTGCAACACGGGAGATTCGTTACAAAGGGCCAAAAAATCCTCATGGGTAAGGCTGACACAGACAGATTCGGTAGAGGCGATCGCTGTTTCACAGGCCAAGCCCCGCATGACATTGACCCAACCAATCACTTCTCCTGGCTGTAGTCGCTCCAAAGTTGCCGGCATTCCCGTTCTGGGATCATAGCCCAAGGAACGAACCTGACCACTGAGTAAAATAGAGACGTAGGGCGAAAATT contains:
- a CDS encoding peptidase domain-containing ABC transporter produces the protein MKNSVTDYQSFLNGVYPFNQLSPTILTTLADKLQPWRYRMGQVILMRGKFSPYVSILLSGQVRSLGYDPRTGMPATLERLQPGEVIGWVNVMRGLACETAIASTESVCVSLTHEDFLALCNESPVLQEAFQYHCGSVELFDLLGEQLQQQAQGEANLRELTLKTLEQSQVYYLPLGKTSLVNHVSLWNSDRLWLVSSGEITGFPTGQTLPREPQTSLEVKGEQAARLVGIPILEELHLKRPSAPEVIPAASVTVLPPEDASYEDVPYADESLLGQPIRPRSKHQSRKSYPVVQGNTPLDSAVACFQMISQYFGMPFRKEVIQRVVTEELRRNESLSLPICGAITELMGLTSQLVRIPNFSFTQLNVPVIIRWQGYLTVVYEISDKQIVLVVPEKGLIRRKPKDFLDTWEQEGEVLLLQLSKETPQERFGLRWFIPELTKHRRVLIEVFIASFFVQLFGLANPLMIQVIIDKVIVQNSQDTLQVLGVFLLVIALFEAILSTLRTYLFVDTTNRIDMSLGAEIIDHLLRLPLRYFEKRPVGEISTRVNELENIRQFMTGTALTVVLDSLFSVVYIIVMIIYSPILTLVALGIVPLFIILTLVFSPLIRRQLRAKAERNAETQSYLVEVMSGIQTVKAQNIELRSRWQWQDRYARYMGAGFKTVVTSTLAGSTSHFLNQLSGLLVLWVGAYLVLQGDLTLGQLIAFRIIAGYVTSPVLRLTQLWQNFQETALSLERLADIVDTPQESEKDRFNIPMPEVSGAVKFENVSFRFKPSGPLNLNNINLAFPAGTFVAVVGQSGAGKSTLTKLLSRLYEPEGGRILLDSYDISKVELYSLRRQIGVVPQETLLFDGTVQENIALTNPDASTEDIVGAARTAAAHEFIMSLPNGYNTRVGERGSALSGGQRQRIAIARSVLQRPRILVLDEATSALDYTTEQQVCLNLGEAFRDHTVFFITHRLSSVRSADVIVMMDGGTVVEQGTHEELMALKGRYYYLYQQQGETTFE